A single region of the Candidatus Krumholzibacteriia bacterium genome encodes:
- a CDS encoding BtpA/SgcQ family protein, which translates to MQPAQARRPSKLLVGMVHLPPLPGAPRAALAVDAIEAQALAEARTLADAGFAACLVENFGDAPFHGAGVEPVTVAVMARVVACLRRELPDLTVGVNVLRNDAAAAVAVAAATGAAFVRVNVHVGATATDQGVLEGRAAETLRLRRRLGVAVAVWADVQVKHGRSLAHENVADEARDAVQRGHADALIVTGRGTGWATNVDDLRSVRALELGVPLYVGSGVTEQSLGLYLRESDGIIVGSALKQGGRAEAPLDPERARRFAATARQILD; encoded by the coding sequence ATGCAGCCGGCCCAGGCACGGCGACCTTCCAAGCTCCTCGTGGGCATGGTGCACCTGCCGCCGCTCCCCGGCGCGCCGCGGGCCGCTCTCGCCGTGGACGCGATCGAAGCGCAAGCCCTCGCCGAGGCGCGCACCCTGGCCGATGCCGGCTTCGCTGCCTGCTTGGTGGAGAACTTCGGCGATGCGCCCTTCCACGGCGCCGGCGTCGAGCCCGTGACGGTGGCGGTGATGGCGCGGGTGGTGGCGTGCCTGCGGCGGGAGCTGCCGGATCTCACCGTGGGGGTGAACGTGCTGCGCAACGACGCGGCGGCAGCGGTGGCGGTGGCGGCGGCCACCGGAGCGGCGTTCGTGCGGGTGAACGTACACGTCGGCGCCACCGCCACGGACCAGGGCGTGCTCGAGGGCCGCGCCGCAGAGACGCTGCGCCTGCGCCGCCGGCTCGGCGTTGCCGTGGCCGTTTGGGCCGACGTACAGGTCAAGCACGGCCGCAGCCTGGCGCACGAGAACGTCGCCGACGAAGCACGCGACGCCGTGCAGCGCGGCCACGCCGACGCGCTCATCGTCACCGGCCGCGGTACCGGTTGGGCCACCAATGTGGACGACCTGCGCAGCGTCCGCGCCCTCGAGCTCGGCGTGCCGCTCTACGTCGGCAGCGGCGTCACCGAGCAGAGCCTGGGTCTCTACCTGCGCGAGTCCGATGGGATCATCGTCGGCTCGGCGCTGAAACAAGGTGGCCGCGCCGAGGCTCCCCTGGACCCGGAGCGGGCGCGCCGCTTCGCCGCGACGGCGCGACAGATCTTGGATTGA